The window CCGTTTTCAAGAGCGCGTTGCTGGCGGTCGAGAAATTCCTGCATGCTGTCGACGCCGCGCAGGAGCAGGATGGTCGTGCGCACCGCCGTTTCCAGCAACACGGCCAGGTTGCGGCCGGCGGCGACGGGCAGGATCACCTTGCGTATGGGCACGCCGAGGATGGTTTCGGTCTGCGCGTCGAGCGGCAGGCGCTGGACGTCGGACGAAGGCGCCGGGCGCTGGAGGTTCACGACCATCTTCAGGCGCATCTTGCGCCGGCAGGCGGTTTCGCCGAACACCGTGCGGATGTTGAGCAGGCCCAGGCCGCGCACTTCCAGGAAGTCGCGCAACAGTTCGGGACAGCGTCCTTCGAGCGTGTCCGGGCCGACGCGGGAAATTTCCACCACGTCGTCGGCCACGAGGCCGTGGCTGCGGGAGATCAGTTCCAGCGCCAGTTCGCTTTTCCCCACGCCGGAATCGCCGGTGATCAGGACGCCGATGCCCAGCACGTCCATGAAGACGCCGTGCAGCGTCAC is drawn from Candidatus Nitricoxidivorans perseverans and contains these coding sequences:
- the hprK gene encoding HPr(Ser) kinase/phosphatase, producing the protein MAIRRLIVAQLFERNRARLQLSWVCGNLNRAITVPYEDISPADLVGHLNLIHPDRLQVLGAPEVAWMSQQTAEQVADHLRKIIAAQPPALIIADGCDIPPTVQAECDASDTPLFTTPHQAAAVIDSLRLYVSRQLAETVTLHGVFMDVLGIGVLITGDSGVGKSELALELISRSHGLVADDVVEISRVGPDTLEGRCPELLRDFLEVRGLGLLNIRTVFGETACRRKMRLKMVVNLQRPAPSSDVQRLPLDAQTETILGVPIRKVILPVAAGRNLAVLLETAVRTTILLLRGVDSMQEFLDRQQRALENGVSE